The proteins below are encoded in one region of Poecile atricapillus isolate bPoeAtr1 chromosome 33, bPoeAtr1.hap1, whole genome shotgun sequence:
- the LOC131590270 gene encoding claw keratin-like, which translates to MSCNDLCSTAGSGLVRPQPLADTGNEPCVRQCPDSTAVIQPPAVVVTFPGPILSSFPQDSVVGSAGAPFLGASGGSSLGYGGYGSGGYGGYGSLGYGGFGSGGYGGYGYGGSSHGYGGYGSCGGSSLGYGGYGYGGYGGYGSLGYGGYGSLGYGGFGSLGYGGFGSGGYGGYGSGGYGGLCGYGGYGSLGYGGLGGYGGFRGLSGYGRSFGSWSGRSGRCGSW; encoded by the exons ATGTCCTGCAATGACCTGTGCTCCACCGCTGGCTCCGGCCTCGTccggccccagcccctggctgaCACCGGGAACGAGCCCTGCGTGCGCCAGTGCCCCGACTCCACCGCCGTGATCCAGCCTCCCGCCGTGGTGGTCACCTTCCCCGGgcccatcctcagctccttcccgcAGGATTCCGTGGTGGGATCTGCTGGAGCGCCGTTCCTTGGAGCCTCTGGGGGCTCCTCCCTGGGCTATGGGGGCTATGG CTCTGGGGGCTATGGGGGCTATGGATCTCTGGGATATGGAGGATTTGGCTCCGGGGGCTATGGGGGCTATGGATATGGGGGCTCCTCCCATGGCTATGGGGGTTATGGGTCCTGTGGGGGCTCCTCCCTGGGCTATGGGGGCTATGGATATGGGGGATATGGGGGTTACGGATCCCTGGGATATGGGGGTTATGGATCCCTGGGCTACGGAGGATTTGGATCCCTGGGATACGGGGGATTTGGCTCCGGAGGATATGGTGGTTATGGATCTGGGGGATATGGGGGTCTCTGTGGATATGGGGGCTACGGATCCCTGGGCtatgggggtctggggggctaCGGGGGGTTCCGGGGCCTGTCCGGCTACGGGAGATCCTTTGGCTCTTGGTCCGGCCGCTCCGGCCGCTGCGGCTCCTGGTAA
- the LOC131590471 gene encoding scale keratin-like, with the protein MSCYDLYPSSACGVLRPQPLADTGNEPCVRQCPDSTAVIQPPAVVVTFPGPILSSFPQDSVVGSAGAPFLGASGASLGYGGYGSLGYGGYGYGGYGGHGSLGYGGYGFGGYGGLCGYGGYGSLGYGGLWGYGGYRGLYGSGRAFGSGRYGRSFWGSC; encoded by the coding sequence ATGTCCTGCTACGACCTGTACCCCTCCTCTGCCTGCGGCGTCCTccggccccagcccctggctgaCACCGGGAACGAGCCCTGCGTGCGCCAGTGCCCCGACTCCACCGCCGTGATCCAGCCTCCCGCCGTGGTGGTCACCTTCCCCGGgcccatcctcagctccttcccgcAGGATTCCGTGGTGGGATCTGCTGGAGCGCCGTTCCTTGGAGCCTCTGGGGCCTCCCTGGGCTATGGGGGCTACGGCTCCCTGGGCTATGGGGGTTATGGATATGGGGGCTATGGGGGTCACGGATCCCTGGGCTATGGGGGTTATGGATTTGGGGGATATGGGGGTCTCTGTGGATATGGGGGCTATGGATCCCTTGGCTATGGGGGTCTGTGGGGTTATGGGGGGTACCGGGGTCTGTATGGCTCTGGCAGAGCCTTTGGCTCCGGGCGCTACGGCCGCAGCTTCTGGGGCTCCTGCTAA